A section of the Mycolicibacterium anyangense genome encodes:
- a CDS encoding NYN domain-containing protein produces the protein MTEPGAARVAVYLDFDNIVISRYDQVNGRNSFQRDKAKGLDPAKLALARVDVGAVLDFASSFGTVVLTRAYADWSAEVNSEYREQLVGRAVDLVQLFPAAAYGKNAADIRLAVDAVEDMFRLPDLTHVVIVAGDSDYIPLAQRCKRLGRYVVGIGVAGASSRSLAAACDEFVIYDALPGVPVYEPPAVPDKPRTKRTRSAEPEPPDPQGAATALLERALQIGLEKDDVEWLHNSTVKAQMKRMDPSFSEKSLGFKSFSDFLRSRSDIVELDESSTTRMVKLR, from the coding sequence ATGACCGAACCCGGTGCGGCCCGCGTCGCGGTGTACCTCGACTTCGACAACATCGTGATCTCGCGTTACGACCAAGTCAACGGCCGCAACTCTTTTCAGCGTGACAAGGCCAAGGGACTGGACCCGGCCAAGCTCGCCCTGGCCCGGGTGGACGTCGGGGCGGTGCTCGATTTCGCGTCGTCGTTCGGGACGGTGGTCCTGACCCGGGCCTACGCCGACTGGTCGGCCGAGGTCAACTCCGAGTACCGCGAGCAGTTGGTGGGCCGAGCCGTCGACCTGGTGCAGCTGTTCCCGGCGGCGGCCTACGGCAAGAACGCCGCCGACATCCGGCTGGCCGTCGACGCCGTGGAGGACATGTTCCGGCTGCCCGACCTGACCCACGTGGTGATCGTCGCCGGCGATTCGGACTACATTCCGCTGGCGCAGCGCTGCAAGAGGTTGGGCCGCTACGTGGTGGGCATCGGGGTGGCCGGGGCGTCGAGCCGCTCGCTGGCCGCGGCGTGCGACGAGTTCGTCATCTACGACGCCCTGCCCGGGGTGCCGGTCTACGAGCCACCGGCCGTCCCGGACAAACCGCGTACCAAACGCACCAGGTCGGCAGAGCCCGAACCCCCCGATCCGCAAGGGGCGGCCACCGCACTGCTCGAGCGGGCACTACAGATCGGCCTGGAGAAGGACGACGTGGAGTGGCTGCACAACTCGACGGTCAAGGCGCAGATGAAGCGAATGGATCCGTCGTTCTCGGAGAAGTCGCTGGGCTTCAAATCGTTCAGCGACTTCTTGCGCTCGCGCTCCGACATCGTCGAACTCGACGAGAGTTCGACGACGCGGATGGTCAAGCTGCGTTAG
- a CDS encoding L,D-transpeptidase — translation MVSLSRRARGAWLAAVFAVLAVLGGVVISTTPHCPERCRTEAAAQVPLPPPSKDPAAVTVTPADGATDVDPLSSVTAVAQSGMLTHVSLVNDAGKSVPGVVTPDFKTWKPTVPLGYGRGYTLTVDARGPGGVPSSVTSTFQTLVPSNQTQVYLTAPGGRPLDGATLGIGAIVVAHFDEPIGDRAAAERRLSVTTSPPVTGSWYWVDDQNAHWRPEKYYAPGTSVTVKAGIYGAPLGDGLYGQQDSTATFTIGRAHVSVADDTTKQVSVYDNGQLVRTMPTSMGMGGTETIDGQTLSFWTPPGVYTVMDKANPVIMDSSTYGLPINSRLGYRETIPYATRISTDGIYLHQLNATVWAQGNTNTSHGCLNLNSDNAQWFYDFSQPGDVVEVRNTGGPPLQVWQNGDWTLPWAQWLKGSALR, via the coding sequence TTGGTGTCTTTGAGTCGTCGTGCGCGCGGTGCCTGGCTCGCCGCCGTCTTTGCCGTGCTAGCCGTACTGGGCGGCGTGGTGATCTCGACGACGCCGCACTGCCCGGAGCGCTGCCGTACCGAGGCCGCCGCGCAGGTACCCCTGCCGCCGCCGTCGAAGGATCCGGCCGCCGTCACCGTCACCCCGGCCGACGGCGCCACCGACGTCGACCCGCTGTCCTCGGTCACCGCCGTCGCCCAGTCCGGCATGCTCACCCACGTCAGCCTGGTCAACGACGCCGGTAAGTCGGTGCCCGGGGTGGTGACCCCCGACTTCAAGACCTGGAAGCCGACCGTCCCGCTGGGCTACGGCCGCGGCTACACCCTGACCGTGGACGCTCGGGGACCCGGTGGCGTCCCGTCCTCGGTCACCTCGACATTCCAGACGCTGGTGCCCAGTAACCAGACCCAGGTGTATCTGACGGCCCCCGGTGGCCGGCCGCTCGACGGTGCGACGCTGGGCATCGGCGCCATCGTGGTCGCCCACTTCGACGAGCCGATCGGTGATCGCGCTGCGGCCGAACGGCGGTTGAGCGTCACCACCTCGCCGCCGGTCACCGGCTCGTGGTACTGGGTGGACGATCAGAATGCGCACTGGCGCCCCGAAAAGTATTACGCGCCAGGAACTTCCGTCACAGTCAAGGCCGGTATCTACGGTGCGCCGCTGGGTGACGGCCTCTACGGCCAGCAGGACAGCACAGCGACCTTCACCATCGGCCGGGCGCATGTCTCGGTCGCCGACGACACCACCAAGCAGGTCAGCGTCTACGACAACGGCCAGCTGGTGCGCACCATGCCGACATCGATGGGAATGGGCGGCACCGAGACCATCGACGGCCAGACGCTGTCGTTCTGGACTCCGCCCGGGGTCTACACCGTGATGGACAAGGCCAACCCGGTGATCATGGATTCGTCCACCTACGGCTTGCCGATCAACTCGCGGCTGGGCTATCGCGAGACCATCCCGTACGCCACCCGGATCAGTACTGACGGCATCTATCTGCACCAGCTCAACGCGACGGTGTGGGCGCAGGGCAACACCAACACCTCGCACGGTTGCCTGAACCTCAACAGCGACAACGCCCAGTGGTTCTACGACTTCTCCCAGCCGGGGGACGTGGTGGAGGTTCGCAACACGGGCGGCCCGCCGCTGCAGGTGTGGCAAAACGGTGACTGGACGCTGCCGTGGGCGCAGTGGCTCAAGGGCAGTGCGCTGCGCTAG
- a CDS encoding L,D-transpeptidase gives MSVSGPGRASTAILVVGALLLAVLGSDVAGLPGCPDGCKTPAAAAAAVAPPETPKPPLLGVAPANGSADLSPLSRVSAQVVAGSLTNVSLVDDYGNTVAGALSADGSSWQPTEPLKYGRNYTMQVASLGASGVPLARTTTFATATPDNLAAVYLETPGGLPIHEDQRYGIGTIISARFDEPITDKAAAERQLVVTTNPPIKGSWYWVDDATAHWRPEKYYSPGTTVTVAANLFGVALGDGLYGQNNEKATLTIGDAHVSIADDTTKTVNVFDNGKLVRSMPTSMGRGGTEVIAGKTFSFWTPPGVYTVIDKADVVTMDSSTYGLPVASSMGYKLKIPFATRISTDGIYLHQLNETVWAQGNTNTSHGCLNLNSDNAQWFYNFAQPGDVVEVRNTGGPRLQIWQNGDWSLSWADWLKGSALTPKP, from the coding sequence ATTTCGGTGAGCGGTCCCGGTCGTGCAAGCACGGCGATCCTGGTAGTGGGCGCATTGCTCCTTGCCGTTCTCGGAAGCGACGTCGCGGGCCTGCCCGGATGCCCGGACGGGTGCAAGACGCCCGCCGCCGCCGCGGCAGCCGTGGCCCCGCCCGAGACCCCGAAACCGCCGCTGCTGGGCGTTGCTCCGGCGAACGGATCGGCTGACCTGAGCCCGCTGAGCCGAGTTTCGGCGCAAGTGGTCGCCGGCAGCCTCACCAATGTGTCTCTCGTCGACGACTACGGCAACACCGTTGCGGGCGCACTCTCGGCGGACGGTTCGTCATGGCAGCCCACCGAACCGTTGAAGTACGGGCGCAACTACACCATGCAGGTCGCCAGCCTCGGCGCCAGCGGCGTGCCACTGGCGCGCACCACCACCTTCGCCACCGCGACACCGGACAACCTGGCCGCGGTCTACCTCGAAACGCCCGGTGGTCTGCCCATCCACGAAGACCAGCGCTACGGCATCGGCACGATCATCTCCGCGCGGTTCGACGAGCCGATCACCGACAAGGCGGCGGCCGAACGTCAACTCGTGGTGACGACCAACCCGCCGATCAAGGGTTCCTGGTACTGGGTCGACGATGCCACCGCACACTGGCGCCCGGAGAAGTACTACAGCCCCGGCACCACGGTGACCGTCGCGGCGAACCTCTTCGGGGTGGCGCTCGGTGACGGCCTCTACGGCCAGAACAACGAGAAGGCCACGCTGACGATCGGCGACGCGCATGTGTCGATCGCTGACGACACCACCAAGACGGTCAACGTCTTCGACAACGGCAAGCTGGTGCGCAGCATGCCGACGTCGATGGGCCGCGGTGGCACGGAAGTGATTGCAGGCAAGACTTTCTCGTTCTGGACACCGCCCGGGGTGTACACCGTGATCGACAAAGCCGACGTGGTGACCATGGACTCTTCGACCTATGGCCTGCCCGTCGCGTCGTCGATGGGGTACAAGCTCAAGATCCCGTTCGCCACCAGGATCAGCACCGATGGCATCTATCTGCACCAACTCAACGAGACGGTGTGGGCGCAGGGCAACACCAATACCTCGCACGGCTGCCTGAACCTCAATAGCGACAACGCCCAGTGGTTCTACAACTTCGCCCAGCCCGGCGATGTGGTCGAAGTGCGCAACACCGGTGGCCCGCGACTGCAGATCTGGCAGAACGGTGACTGGTCGCTGTCGTGGGCCGACTGGCTCAAGGGCAGCGCTCTGACGCCCAAGCCCTGA
- a CDS encoding deoxyribodipyrimidine photolyase, producing the protein MLHTVVLAASDNIQAAGFILRGIKGIFVAIGSVIAAIVCAVIAGTKGRNPLGWGILGLFFSILTLIVVIVIPSKKS; encoded by the coding sequence ATGCTGCACACCGTCGTGCTCGCGGCCAGCGACAATATCCAGGCAGCCGGGTTCATCCTGCGCGGCATCAAAGGCATCTTCGTCGCCATCGGCAGCGTCATTGCGGCCATCGTCTGCGCCGTGATCGCAGGGACCAAGGGGCGTAATCCGTTGGGCTGGGGAATTCTCGGCCTGTTCTTCAGCATCCTGACGCTGATCGTCGTCATCGTCATTCCCAGCAAGAAGTCCTAA
- a CDS encoding TetR/AcrR family transcriptional regulator — MPRVKQRTPELRDRVLDVAVRTLCDDGMSGFTTRRVAERAGTSVPAVYELFGDKAGLLRAVFFEGFQRLGRQLVELPDSDDPMADLQAVIPVFRQFCLDYPPLARVMFSRPFQNLDPRPEEVGTAPTVREIFVGKVQRCLHARVLVGDPVDIAHVLLALAQGLAVQEAGRWLGTTADSVNRRWDIGMRAVLAGFAS, encoded by the coding sequence GTGCCGAGGGTCAAGCAGCGCACCCCAGAGCTGCGCGACCGGGTGCTCGACGTCGCGGTCCGCACGCTCTGCGACGACGGCATGTCGGGGTTCACCACACGCCGGGTCGCCGAGCGTGCCGGAACGTCGGTGCCCGCGGTGTACGAATTGTTCGGCGACAAGGCGGGTCTGCTGCGCGCCGTGTTCTTCGAGGGGTTCCAGAGACTCGGCCGGCAGTTGGTCGAGCTGCCGGACAGCGATGACCCGATGGCCGACCTGCAGGCGGTCATCCCCGTCTTCCGCCAGTTCTGTCTGGACTACCCGCCGCTGGCCCGGGTGATGTTCAGTCGGCCGTTCCAGAATCTCGACCCGAGGCCCGAGGAGGTCGGCACCGCACCGACGGTTCGGGAGATCTTCGTGGGCAAGGTGCAGCGCTGCCTGCACGCCCGCGTGCTGGTCGGCGATCCGGTGGATATCGCACACGTATTGCTCGCCCTGGCACAGGGTTTGGCGGTCCAAGAAGCCGGCCGGTGGCTGGGCACCACGGCCGACTCGGTCAACCGGCGGTGGGACATCGGGATGCGGGCCGTGCTGGCCGGCTTTGCGAGTTAG
- a CDS encoding crotonase/enoyl-CoA hydratase family protein, which produces MSGPVSYRKDDAIAVITLDDGKVNVLSPSTLQEINTALDRAEADGAGAVVLAGSERVFSGGFDLKVFRSGDVNASIAMLQAGFNLSHRLLSFPKPVVAAITGHAIAMGAFLACSVDHRIAAHSYNFQANEVAIGMVLPYPALEIMKLRLTPSAYQQAVGLAKAFFGETAQAGGWVDEIVLPEQVLPRALEAATEFTTLNAGAHLASKLRARQDTLDAMRHGIETIHSEFGLS; this is translated from the coding sequence ATGAGCGGGCCGGTGAGCTATCGCAAGGACGACGCGATCGCCGTGATCACACTCGACGACGGCAAAGTCAACGTGCTCAGCCCGAGCACGCTGCAGGAGATCAACACCGCACTGGACCGGGCCGAGGCCGACGGCGCCGGTGCGGTGGTCCTGGCCGGCAGTGAGCGGGTGTTCAGCGGTGGCTTCGACCTCAAGGTCTTCCGCTCCGGCGACGTCAACGCCTCGATCGCGATGCTGCAGGCCGGTTTCAACCTCTCTCATCGTCTGCTGTCGTTCCCCAAGCCGGTGGTGGCCGCGATCACCGGACATGCGATCGCGATGGGTGCCTTCCTCGCGTGCAGCGTCGACCATCGAATTGCCGCCCACAGCTACAACTTTCAGGCCAACGAGGTGGCGATCGGGATGGTGCTGCCCTACCCGGCTCTGGAGATCATGAAGCTGCGGCTCACGCCGTCGGCATACCAACAGGCTGTCGGGCTGGCCAAGGCGTTCTTCGGCGAGACCGCCCAGGCCGGTGGCTGGGTCGACGAGATCGTGCTGCCCGAACAGGTCCTCCCGCGGGCGCTGGAAGCCGCCACGGAGTTCACCACGCTCAACGCCGGCGCACACCTGGCCAGCAAGCTGCGGGCCCGCCAGGACACCTTGGACGCGATGCGGCACGGCATCGAGACCATCCACTCCGAGTTCGGGCTGTCCTAG
- a CDS encoding PE-PPE domain-containing protein produces MRNFRRVAAVLAAMFSAIVLGAISVLTSAVTLAATTALIVPGTGTPDADAVTNFKTNVQTYYLGGTTCTAPSCTLTGIPYPASLWPLVGGLSAPKWDKSVATGVGHLNSALINTLGSTTDPVVIFGFSQGAAVVSNEITNLLTLDPSIKSRLEVVVAGNPDRPNGGIWTRLGPVSHIPILDVETGDQTPTQTGFPVTDIAFEYDPVGDAPAYPLNALATINALMGLVFIHTTYIAPNGKTSPTALPDGYTAAELAAQLDPLQHPENFKYYNDTTYVTIPTKILPIMQPLVLFGAATGTGRITTPIVDLLSPALRVLIDTGYDRTTNPGVYVPFRLIPRVNPFEVASDFVNAVGQGINQAIEDIKTGATVPVGAAATPSVTPAPSVAASIRSGSAAAGPRPASAPKKPLSASSITKSGSGGAAETAAPSSGHHAAVAHSARNAA; encoded by the coding sequence ATGCGAAATTTCCGGCGGGTGGCCGCAGTCCTCGCGGCGATGTTCAGCGCTATCGTTCTCGGCGCCATCTCGGTGCTCACGTCGGCGGTGACACTCGCCGCGACGACCGCCCTGATCGTGCCCGGTACCGGCACTCCCGACGCCGACGCCGTCACCAACTTCAAGACAAACGTTCAGACCTACTACCTCGGTGGCACCACGTGCACGGCCCCGAGCTGCACTCTCACCGGTATTCCCTATCCGGCCTCGTTGTGGCCGTTGGTCGGCGGCCTTAGCGCCCCCAAATGGGACAAGTCGGTGGCGACTGGCGTCGGTCATCTCAACAGTGCGCTGATCAACACCTTGGGTTCGACCACCGACCCCGTTGTCATCTTCGGCTTCTCGCAGGGCGCGGCCGTGGTGTCCAACGAGATCACCAACCTGCTGACGCTGGACCCGTCGATCAAGAGCCGACTGGAGGTGGTCGTCGCCGGTAATCCGGACCGGCCCAACGGTGGCATCTGGACCCGACTCGGACCCGTCAGCCACATCCCGATTCTCGATGTCGAAACAGGCGACCAGACCCCGACCCAAACAGGCTTCCCGGTCACCGATATCGCCTTCGAGTACGACCCGGTCGGAGATGCCCCGGCATATCCGCTCAACGCGTTGGCGACGATCAACGCGCTGATGGGCCTGGTCTTCATCCACACCACCTATATCGCGCCCAACGGCAAGACCAGTCCGACTGCGCTGCCGGATGGTTACACCGCCGCCGAGCTTGCGGCACAACTGGATCCGCTACAGCATCCGGAGAACTTCAAGTACTACAACGACACGACGTACGTGACGATCCCGACCAAGATCCTGCCGATCATGCAGCCACTGGTGTTGTTCGGCGCAGCGACCGGCACCGGCCGGATCACCACTCCGATTGTCGATCTGCTCTCGCCGGCGCTGCGCGTCCTCATCGACACCGGTTACGACCGCACCACCAATCCTGGTGTTTACGTGCCTTTTCGGTTGATCCCGCGGGTCAACCCGTTCGAGGTCGCCAGTGACTTCGTCAATGCCGTCGGGCAGGGCATCAACCAGGCGATCGAAGACATCAAAACGGGTGCAACGGTTCCCGTCGGTGCGGCCGCGACGCCGTCGGTCACACCGGCGCCCAGTGTCGCCGCCTCGATCCGGTCCGGTTCAGCGGCCGCCGGTCCCCGGCCTGCCTCGGCGCCGAAGAAGCCACTCAGCGCCTCGTCGATCACCAAGAGCGGCTCGGGCGGCGCGGCGGAAACCGCTGCGCCCTCGTCCGGGCACCACGCGGCGGTGGCCCACAGCGCGCGCAACGCCGCGTAG
- a CDS encoding MBL fold metallo-hydrolase yields MPSTDRLYFRQLLSGRDFAPGDMIAQQMRNFAYLIGDRETGDTVVVDPAYAAGDLLDVLEADGMHLSGVLVTHHHPDHVGGTMMGFTLKGLAELLERVSVPIHVNTHEALWVSRTTGIPLSELTAHEHRDKVAVGAIEIELLHTPGHTPGSQCFLLDGRLVAGDTLFLDGCGRTDFPGGDVDEMFRSLQQLADLPGDPTVFPGHWYSAEPSAALSEVKRSNYVYRVSSLEQWRSFMGG; encoded by the coding sequence ATGCCATCGACGGACCGGCTGTACTTCCGCCAACTACTCTCCGGCCGAGACTTCGCGCCCGGGGACATGATCGCGCAGCAGATGCGCAACTTCGCCTATCTGATCGGTGACCGCGAGACCGGCGACACCGTCGTCGTCGACCCGGCGTACGCCGCCGGCGACCTGCTCGACGTTCTCGAGGCCGACGGCATGCATCTGTCGGGAGTGTTGGTCACCCACCACCACCCCGACCACGTCGGCGGCACGATGATGGGTTTCACCCTCAAGGGGCTGGCCGAACTGCTCGAGCGGGTCAGCGTCCCGATCCACGTCAACACCCACGAGGCGCTCTGGGTGTCGCGCACCACCGGCATCCCGCTGAGCGAGCTCACCGCTCACGAGCATCGCGACAAGGTGGCCGTCGGCGCCATCGAGATCGAGTTGCTGCACACCCCGGGCCACACCCCGGGCAGCCAGTGCTTCCTGCTCGACGGCCGACTGGTCGCCGGGGACACCTTGTTCCTGGACGGCTGCGGACGTACCGACTTCCCCGGCGGTGACGTCGACGAGATGTTCCGCAGCCTGCAGCAATTGGCAGACTTGCCCGGCGATCCCACAGTGTTCCCCGGCCATTGGTATTCGGCCGAACCCAGCGCCGCACTGTCCGAGGTCAAGCGATCCAATTACGTCTACCGGGTGTCCAGCCTGGAGCAGTGGCGTTCCTTCATGGGCGGCTGA
- the rpmG gene encoding 50S ribosomal protein L33 — translation MASSTDVRPKITLACEVCKHRNYITKKNRRNDPDRLELKKFCPNCGAHQPHKESR, via the coding sequence GTGGCCTCCAGTACTGACGTCCGGCCGAAGATCACTTTGGCCTGCGAGGTGTGCAAGCACCGTAACTACATCACCAAGAAGAACCGCCGCAACGACCCTGATCGGCTGGAGCTGAAGAAGTTCTGCCCGAACTGTGGCGCGCATCAGCCGCACAAAGAGTCGCGCTGA
- the hadA gene encoding (3R)-hydroxyacyl-ACP dehydratase subunit HadA has translation MALSQTLVGTHYRYPDHYAVEREKIREYARAVKNDDAAFFSEESAAELGYDALPAPLTFISVFSYVAQTAFFEHANIGISDRQIVQIDQKLEFFAPVTAGDKLYCDVYLDSIRQAHGTDIIVTKNIVTNQDGTVVQEAYTTLAGRTEENGESGFNDGTS, from the coding sequence GTGGCGTTGTCCCAGACTCTGGTCGGCACGCACTACCGCTATCCCGATCACTATGCGGTGGAGCGCGAGAAGATCCGCGAGTACGCGCGCGCCGTGAAGAACGACGACGCGGCGTTCTTCTCCGAGGAGTCTGCGGCCGAACTCGGCTATGACGCCCTGCCGGCGCCGCTGACCTTCATCAGCGTGTTCAGCTACGTCGCCCAGACGGCCTTCTTCGAGCACGCCAACATCGGAATCTCTGACCGGCAGATCGTTCAGATCGACCAGAAGCTGGAGTTCTTCGCGCCCGTCACCGCGGGCGACAAGCTGTACTGCGACGTCTACCTCGACTCGATCCGGCAGGCGCACGGTACCGACATCATCGTTACCAAGAACATCGTCACCAACCAGGACGGCACGGTGGTCCAGGAGGCCTACACCACCCTGGCGGGGCGAACCGAGGAAAACGGAGAGAGTGGCTTCAACGATGGCACTTCGTGA
- the hadB gene encoding (3R)-hydroxyacyl-ACP dehydratase subunit HadB: MALREFSSVKVGEELPERVITLTRADLVNYAGVSGDLNPIHWDDEIAKQVGLDTAIAHGMLTMGLGGGYISSWVGDPGAVSEFNVRFTAIVPVPNDGTGTDIVFTGKVKSADAESKTVQIALTATTDGKKIFGRAVAVAKLA, translated from the coding sequence ATGGCACTTCGTGAGTTCAGTTCAGTCAAGGTCGGCGAAGAGCTGCCAGAGCGGGTCATCACCCTCACCCGGGCGGACCTGGTCAACTACGCCGGCGTCTCCGGCGACCTCAACCCGATCCACTGGGACGACGAGATCGCCAAGCAGGTCGGCCTGGACACCGCGATTGCCCACGGCATGCTGACCATGGGCCTCGGTGGCGGCTACATCAGCTCCTGGGTCGGCGACCCGGGTGCGGTCAGCGAGTTCAACGTGCGCTTCACCGCGATCGTGCCGGTCCCCAACGACGGCACCGGCACCGACATCGTCTTCACCGGCAAGGTGAAGTCGGCCGACGCCGAGTCCAAGACCGTGCAGATCGCGCTGACCGCCACCACCGATGGCAAGAAGATCTTCGGCCGGGCAGTGGCCGTCGCGAAGCTGGCGTGA
- the hadC gene encoding (3R)-hydroxyacyl-ACP dehydratase subunit HadC, translated as MALKTDIRGMVWEYPDTFTVGREQIRQYAKSIKASDPASIDTEAAKELGYDGLVAPLTFMSILAVMIQRHFFQNVDIGFETMQIVQVDQRFKFHRPIMEGDELRGTMHIDSVVERFGADIVTSRNVLTDEKTGEVVMESFTTLMGHEGDNSISAGWDPETGQVMRKPVRHDNDAD; from the coding sequence ATGGCACTCAAGACTGATATCCGCGGCATGGTCTGGGAGTACCCGGACACCTTCACCGTCGGCCGCGAGCAGATCCGCCAGTACGCCAAGTCGATCAAGGCCAGCGACCCGGCCAGCATCGACACCGAGGCGGCCAAGGAACTCGGCTACGACGGGCTCGTGGCCCCGCTGACCTTCATGTCGATCCTGGCGGTCATGATCCAGCGGCACTTCTTCCAGAACGTCGACATCGGCTTCGAGACCATGCAGATCGTGCAGGTGGACCAGCGCTTCAAGTTCCACCGTCCGATCATGGAGGGCGACGAGCTGCGCGGCACCATGCACATCGACTCGGTCGTCGAGCGATTCGGCGCCGACATCGTCACCTCCCGCAACGTGCTGACCGACGAGAAGACCGGTGAAGTGGTGATGGAATCGTTCACCACACTGATGGGGCACGAGGGCGACAACTCGATCTCGGCGGGCTGGGACCCCGAGACGGGGCAGGTCATGCGCAAGCCTGTCCGTCACGACAACGACGCGGATTAA
- the secE gene encoding preprotein translocase subunit SecE — protein MSDERDSADAAGADGLGGEVVVRPQRPTGKRTRQRAGATALAEPEEAESTAEELGVEDTKAKKAKKSKKAKTGPSRNPFLFVWNYLKQVVAELRKVIWPNRKQMVSYTTVVLLFLAFMVALIGGVDLGLAKLVLLVFG, from the coding sequence GTGAGCGACGAGCGCGACAGTGCTGACGCCGCAGGCGCCGACGGACTGGGTGGCGAGGTCGTAGTTCGCCCCCAGCGTCCCACCGGCAAGCGGACCCGGCAGCGCGCCGGTGCCACCGCGTTGGCCGAGCCGGAAGAAGCCGAATCGACCGCCGAGGAACTCGGTGTCGAGGACACGAAGGCCAAGAAGGCCAAGAAGTCGAAGAAGGCCAAGACCGGACCGTCGCGCAACCCGTTCCTCTTCGTGTGGAACTACCTCAAGCAGGTGGTTGCCGAGCTGCGCAAGGTCATCTGGCCGAACCGCAAGCAGATGGTCAGCTACACCACCGTGGTGCTGCTGTTCCTGGCGTTCATGGTGGCCTTGATCGGCGGCGTGGACCTGGGTCTGGCCAAGCTGGTGCTGCTGGTATTCGGCTGA
- the nusG gene encoding transcription termination/antitermination protein NusG, which yields MTTPEGDTPTGDALVDVIDEETAPELEATPELEAEPDVEATPAAGETVEAEEELDPAAALKAELRSKPGDWYVIHSYAGYENKVKANLETRVQNLDVGDYIFQVEVPTEEVTEIKNGQRKQVNRKVLPGYILVRMELTDDSWAAVRNTPGVTGFVGATSRPTALSLNDVVKFLLPQGAAKKPGKAASTAAAASSEATLERPEILVDFEVGESVTVMDGPFATLPASISEVNAEQQKLKVLVSIFGRETPVELTFNQVAKI from the coding sequence GTGACAACCCCCGAAGGCGATACGCCCACGGGTGACGCCCTCGTTGATGTGATCGACGAGGAGACGGCACCTGAGTTGGAGGCGACGCCTGAGCTGGAGGCCGAGCCTGACGTTGAGGCGACGCCAGCCGCCGGTGAGACGGTCGAGGCCGAAGAGGAGCTCGACCCGGCCGCCGCGCTCAAGGCCGAGCTGCGCAGCAAGCCGGGCGACTGGTACGTCATCCACTCGTACGCCGGTTACGAGAACAAGGTGAAGGCCAACCTCGAGACCCGCGTGCAGAACCTCGACGTCGGCGACTACATCTTCCAGGTGGAAGTGCCCACCGAAGAGGTCACCGAGATCAAGAACGGCCAGCGCAAGCAGGTCAACCGCAAGGTGCTGCCGGGCTACATCCTGGTTCGCATGGAGTTGACCGACGATTCCTGGGCCGCGGTGCGCAACACCCCGGGTGTCACCGGCTTCGTCGGCGCCACTTCGCGTCCGACGGCGCTGTCGCTCAACGACGTGGTGAAGTTCCTGCTGCCCCAGGGCGCGGCCAAGAAGCCGGGCAAGGCGGCCTCGACCGCGGCGGCGGCCTCCTCGGAAGCCACGCTGGAACGTCCGGAGATCCTGGTCGACTTCGAGGTCGGCGAGTCGGTCACCGTCATGGACGGCCCGTTCGCCACACTGCCGGCCTCGATCAGCGAGGTCAACGCCGAGCAGCAGAAGCTCAAGGTGCTGGTGTCCATCTTCGGCCGCGAGACGCCCGTCGAACTGACCTTCAACCAGGTCGCCAAGATCTAG
- the rplK gene encoding 50S ribosomal protein L11, protein MAPKKKVAGLIKLQIQAGQANPAPPVGPALGQHGVNIMEFCKAYNAATENQRGNIIPVEITVYEDRSFTFELKTPPAARLLLKAAGVPKGSAEPHKTKVAKVTWDQVREIAETKKADLNANDIDAAAKIIAGTARSMGITVE, encoded by the coding sequence ATGGCCCCCAAGAAGAAGGTCGCCGGGCTGATCAAGCTGCAGATCCAGGCCGGGCAGGCCAACCCCGCCCCGCCGGTCGGCCCTGCGCTCGGCCAGCACGGCGTCAACATCATGGAGTTCTGCAAGGCGTACAACGCTGCGACGGAGAACCAGCGCGGGAACATCATCCCCGTTGAGATCACCGTCTACGAGGATCGCAGCTTCACCTTCGAACTGAAGACCCCGCCCGCCGCTCGGCTGCTGCTGAAGGCCGCCGGTGTGCCGAAGGGTTCGGCCGAGCCGCACAAGACCAAGGTCGCCAAGGTGACCTGGGACCAGGTGCGCGAGATCGCCGAGACCAAGAAGGCCGACCTCAACGCCAACGACATCGACGCTGCCGCCAAGATCATCGCCGGCACCGCCCGCTCGATGGGCATCACGGTCGAATAA